Part of the Bacillus cereus group sp. RP43 genome is shown below.
TTTATAGTATTCATTTGGGGAATCGTACATGCTGGTGGATTAATTGTTGGTCAAACATGGTTAATAAGCGAAGCAAAAGAAGCACCTGAATTTGGTAATAGTCTATTCGTTTCGTTCTCAAATCTCGGAATTACTTTAGGAACAACAATTGGAGGCTGGTTCATTTCAAACTTAGGTATTCACCAGCTTATTTGGAGCGGATTTATATTCACACTACTCTCATTTCTATTAATTATAATAAAACTAAAATTTTTCAATTCAAATAACCAGGCTTCATTATCAAGTTAGTACATTTTCAGTTTCAAATTTGATAAAAAAATACTATAAATTCTTCTCATAAGATTTTATAAACTAAAAAGTATAATGCTCAAAGCCTTTAGCCATAATTACGACTAAAGGCTTTTTTGTATATAAAAATAAATCTAAAAGGAGCTAATTTTATGGAACATAATCAAAATGGAATACTTGCTTTAATTGTTTTGTTTTTAGGATTAGTATTTTTTGTTAGTGGCATGGTTTATCATTTGTGGGGTTCTTATTAATTTCAACTTTTAAACAAATAAATAATTCAAAAACTAAAACGTGTATTGTAATTATCGATATGGAATATTTCCAAAAACAACTTAACATGGTAAAATAATATTCGGACGGGAGTCCAATATTATTAAAATTAAGATGGTTCAAGTCGGAGGAAGGCACCTTAGGGTGTCTTTTTTTCTTAAAGGACCTGTGCAATTACGGTTGGAATTTCATTCTGTTTGACACATATCCCCAGGCTATCTGGACATGATACAAGATGAGGTGACTGACATGAAGGATAAAATATTAGAATTAGTACCAGGATCGGTAAAAAAATTACTCCTGAAAAAAGTTAAAGATGGAAACCGATGCATCATTGATTTGGTTGTGGATGATGCAACTGCTTATGGATTTGAACCGGAGCAAGTAATCCCCTGTATCATGGCGGGTTATTATGTTTATGAATCCACCACCTATCCCAGTGAAATGGAGGAAGAATGGAAGCTGAACTTGGTTTTTCATGCGGCCAATCGCTCGGCAATGAAGCTGCTGTCTTATGGAAAGTATAAAGCGAAACAATCTGAAGATGGATGGATGAGATATACAAATCCATAAGCTTTACTTAACATACACTAACTAGCTTGGTGAGTATGAGGCACCGTCACATGCCCATCAACTTGAGATTTTGAAATACCCCCAAGTATTTTGGTGAAAAAATGGATTACTCTTCTCTTGCCTATTTATAATGAATAACATTTCAAGAATACCAATAAAAAGCATAATCAGTCATAACTGAAGAATCACCCAACTGATGTAACATAGCTGAAATATTCCCTCTATGATAGGTTCCATGATTCACAACATGTAAGACCATTTCAGATATACTTGTTTCTCTTAATCCTGCCCATGGATTATCCAACATTATTCTCTTTTCCATATCTTCCTGTCTGTTCAAAAAGGTTTTAAACCGAGATGTTAAAGTGTGAAATTCCATTTCTAAGTCTTCAATGGGCAGTTTCTCAATCTTTTCTTGAATTTGAAATGAAGATTGCATTGCTTCATTCATACTCTGACCCTCGAGGGTATGAAGCCATCCATATTCCACCAAATAGAGATGAGATAAAACCTTTGAAACAGAAGAAAAGACACTTTTCATTTCCTTTTGATATTTCTCAGGAGAAAGTGTCTTAAGATGATCAATAATCCGTTGATTTGCCCATACATGATAGTTATATAGATTTTCTACATGATTTACCATACAATCCCCTCCTTATCATCACGTTTTTTAATATTCTTTATCAGAATGAATTATTCCTTTAAATATTATTACTTATCTGATGAGATCTTCAACTAAATGGCCCGATTGCTGAATAAGAAAAAATCCTGCACATCAACACAGGATTTTGATCAAACTTTTTTACATATTATCAATCTTTATTTTGAACAATCAGACCTTTTGTAAATTATTAAACTTTGTTTTAAAGCCACACTTTTTACAATTTAGGTCTTAATAACTTTAAAACAGTTAAACTTTATTTCAAAGCCACAGGGATCTCTCCGTGGAGATAATGGGAAATGCCGTATTTAAGCTAATGAAGCTTATGTTTCTCTCTAAAATGAGTGCGCTTTGGTACATTATGTTATTTACACATATTGCAACTAGTGTAGTAGCATTAGTAATTGGTCCTTTTACATTATCCACAAAATTTAGAGAAAAGAATATCAGTCGCCATCGAATGATTGGAAAAATCTATATGATTGGTGTATTATTTGGCGGCGTTTCAGGACTTTATTTATCCTTTTACGCTACGGGAGGATTGGTAGGAAAACTTGGTTTCGGTTTGTTATCCGTACTTTGGCTAACATCGGCATATCAAGCATTAAACAGAGTTAAGAATAAAAAAATTCAAGACCATCGGAATTGGATGATCAGAAATTATTCCTTAACCTTTGCGGCAGTTACATTAAGAATTTGGCTACCTTTATTTGTATTGCTATTTGGACTGAAGCATTTCGAACTTAGTTATGCTGTTATTGCTTGGTTAGCGTGGGTGCCAAATTTAATCATTGCAGAATTATTTATAAAACAAAGTCTTAATAAAGGACAACAACAGAAAAATGCTGATTTACATTTTTGATGCAATTTATACGTAACTCGGCTGAATCCCTTGATGGCAACCCGAAAGGAAGGCCGATGTCTTCCCGCCCTACATAAGAAGATCACCTTAGGGTATCTTTTCTTTATTTTCAAAAGGACCTGCTCAATTATTGCGTAAAAAGCATAAAGTAATTTGAATCCGTTAAAATACATGAGTGACCCCGTGTTTTCCCCTCCTATCTAAAGGAGGAACTATTATGGGATTTGGTGGTAGTTGTAGTAGTTGTGGTGGCGGCTTTGCTTTATTAGTTGTATTATTTATTTTATTAATCATAGTTGGAGCTAGCTGCTTCTGCTAAAAAACTATCAGAAAAGACACTCTTATATGAGTGTCTTTTCTTTATGCGTTAAAAAGCCCGCCTATTTCCGTAGGTGGGCTTTATCTTTATTACACAATACCAAAGTATACTCTCTTTTTCTCATAAACTTTATGTAATTATACATATTTGTAAAAATTACACTAACTAAATATTACATGTAGTAAAATGTAAATTGTGGACACGTTCTATAAAGCAGATTCTCCGATTAGAAGGCGTAACACATCTCAACCATATAGATGTGGCGTTGCTTTAATCTAGCCAAACAAACGATCTCGATTCTCTTGTATTTGTACACTAACAATCTGGTGAAAATAAATGATTCTATTTTATAGGACGTGTTTACTTAATGTCCAATACATATTATTAAAATTAAGATGGTTCAAGTCGGAGGAAGGCACCTTAGGGTGTCTTTTCTTTATTTTCAAAAGGACCTGCTCAATTATTGCGTAAAAAACATAAAGTAATTTGAATCCGTTAAAATACATGAGTGACCCTTTGTTTTCCCCTCTTATTAAAAGGAGGAACTATTATGGGATTTGGTGGTAGTTGTGGCGGCTGTGGATTTTCTGGAGGCTTTGCTTTATTAGTTGTATTATTTATTCTATTAATCATCGTTGGGGCTTCTTGCTTCTGCTAAAAAACTATCGGAAAAGACACTCATATATGGGTGTCTTTTCTTTGTAATAAAAAGCTCTCTATCACTTTCGGTCTTTAGTGTGAAATACAAATAATCCTTCTACGGGTAACCATATTTTTAAAAGGCCGATTGGTGTGTGTTGATTAAAGTTTCACTTTATTTCTTCGCATCTTTCATGCTGTAATATCCTAAATTAATAATAATCAAGAAATACCCACTCATAATTCCAGCAGCAAATGTCCACATGAAATTATGGTGTTCAATTTCATACATAATAATCGCGCCGAGTATCGCGGCTGCACACCGATTCATCATTCCCAGCATCGGTGCTTTTTCTTTTTTTACAATGCTATCTCCAAACTTTTCAATACGCCTTCCTAAAATCCAAACGCAGTACATGCTCACCAAAAGGCCAATGCTTATCCCTACAAACTGGGCTGGGAAAGGTGTTATAAACCATCCCAATAACATCACGCCTAGCAAACTATACATTTGTATGTTAAATGATCTTAGCGCCATACGAATCATGCCGTACCCCTTTACCTTTCTCATTATATTTACGTATCATCAATTCCATCTTTCAGACTCCAATTTTTCCGATATATCTTTTTTAAAATGTGGGAATTTGATATTGCTCACCATTAAATAAGCAAGTACGCATGTACCAAACGCCACAGAAACTGGATTATTCAAGAAACATAAAATGAGGAGGCACATTGCCGCAAATGGAATGGGCATTCCGATAAAGTGAAACTTTAATCAGCGGGGCTTTTGTTCCTCCCCCACTGATTATTAGTTGAACCAATCGGGCATTTATGGGCAGTTATCTCCCTCCTAACTTCTTCGTATTTACAGAATTTTGAGGTGGGAGTTTACTGCCCGTTAATGCGGGATAAACGTTGGGAGTTTACTTTGCTGCGTGTTAAATCTCGCAAGTCGAAGCATTCCACAAACACTGTAAGCAAGCGCACATAGCATGCCGATAGACTGCAAATCTTTTAAAGCGACACTATATGCAAGAATAGACGGTGCCACACCAAAGGTCACTAAATCCGCAAACGAGTCTAACTCTCCACCTATTTCCGAA
Proteins encoded:
- a CDS encoding DinB family protein; the encoded protein is MVNHVENLYNYHVWANQRIIDHLKTLSPEKYQKEMKSVFSSVSKVLSHLYLVEYGWLHTLEGQSMNEAMQSSFQIQEKIEKLPIEDLEMEFHTLTSRFKTFLNRQEDMEKRIMLDNPWAGLRETSISEMVLHVVNHGTYHRGNISAMLHQLGDSSVMTDYAFYWYS
- a CDS encoding DUF2306 domain-containing protein; the encoded protein is MKLMFLSKMSALWYIMLFTHIATSVVALVIGPFTLSTKFREKNISRHRMIGKIYMIGVLFGGVSGLYLSFYATGGLVGKLGFGLLSVLWLTSAYQALNRVKNKKIQDHRNWMIRNYSLTFAAVTLRIWLPLFVLLFGLKHFELSYAVIAWLAWVPNLIIAELFIKQSLNKGQQQKNADLHF
- a CDS encoding YjcZ family sporulation protein, with the protein product MGFGGSCSSCGGGFALLVVLFILLIIVGASCFC
- a CDS encoding YjcZ family sporulation protein is translated as MGFGGSCGGCGFSGGFALLVVLFILLIIVGASCFC
- a CDS encoding ATP synthase subunit I, encoding MIRMALRSFNIQMYSLLGVMLLGWFITPFPAQFVGISIGLLVSMYCVWILGRRIEKFGDSIVKKEKAPMLGMMNRCAAAILGAIIMYEIEHHNFMWTFAAGIMSGYFLIIINLGYYSMKDAKK